The window AGAAAGGCCTGATCGCTGTCATCGGCCACAAAGATGTCAACGATACGGCACTACCTGCATCCATCACATATGAATCGAAAGGGATTTTGTTTCTTGCGTCTTCTGAGACAAATCCCCTTCTTACCCATATCAACTCCACCCTTACTTTCCAACTCCAACCGTCATCTGTCCGGATGGCACAAGAAATTATTCAGTTTTGTACTGATCAAAGTTATAATGATGTTGTCATCATTCATGCCCGTGACAGGGATAGTATTCAGACCGCTGCCTTCGTTAAAAAAATGTCAAGCGAGTTCGGCGTTAAAATTGTAACAAGTATCACGTTTTATAACAGAAGCCGGGAGGAATTGTCGCATGCGGATGTCAGCAATGTCACCTCCAGCTTATTGGCAGTAAAAAATTCCAGTTTCAATGCCATCATTTTAATTGGAGAGCCGATGGCTGCCCAGCAAATTGTCAAGATGAGCCGTAAGCTGGGTATTCATCAACCCTTCGTTGGTAGTGATGCCTTGGAATCAGATGTATTTTCTTCTTATGTCGGCCCCATGGGCAAGGGGACGGTCGTTGCCAGTGTTTTTGATGAAACGACATTTTACTATAGACAATTTTCCAAAGTTTTTGAAAAATACAGCAATGGAAAAAAAGCGGACGTCTATGCAGGTATCGGCTATGACAGCGTTCAAATATTGGCAAACCTGATCAGAAAGAATCATACATTGAATCCAGCAGACTTGGCACATGCATTGCGTTACCAAACGCCGTTAATCTACGGAGTGAGCGGTCTGTTTGGATTTACTGGTAAAGGTGAAAATTTTGGGAAGGTTTTTACGTTTAACGAGTTGAAATCGGATGAAAATGGAATCCTTAGTTTTGTTCCTTTGAAATACTATTAGCTAATTATAATTAACATATTCTAGATATTTCTGTAATTTAAAAATTAAAAAAAGGTAAAATAATCAAAAATTTACCAGAAATGCTCCGGTGAACGCTTGCCAGTAAATATGGAGATTATATGGTTGCCATCGTTTTGAGTGGTATCGGGTTGAGTCTGCTTATCGGTTACCTTGGCAGAAAAAAGAAGATGGGATTTTGGGGGTATTTTTTTGGATCAATTCTTTTGACGCCGATCATAGGTGTCATTTTGTTGCTGGCGGCGGATGATATAAAATAAATTTCAAATGCATGTGGTCCAAAATTGTTCTGTTTCCTTTTGAAGAATAATCCGTGGAACAGATGGCCCGGAGG of the Magnetococcales bacterium genome contains:
- a CDS encoding ABC transporter substrate-binding protein; this encodes MTKSRKIFYTILSGVIIILAVLLWNLKNNMQFYEYVQSNIVYITETFGLKQEENSDIVIGVVWPEGDGGFVEGAMMAQEQINAQGGLNHKKIRFIIENETKYLESARADLARHGRYRNAAQDAGSQIARKLVAEKGLIAVIGHKDVNDTALPASITYESKGILFLASSETNPLLTHINSTLTFQLQPSSVRMAQEIIQFCTDQSYNDVVIIHARDRDSIQTAAFVKKMSSEFGVKIVTSITFYNRSREELSHADVSNVTSSLLAVKNSSFNAIILIGEPMAAQQIVKMSRKLGIHQPFVGSDALESDVFSSYVGPMGKGTVVASVFDETTFYYRQFSKVFEKYSNGKKADVYAGIGYDSVQILANLIRKNHTLNPADLAHALRYQTPLIYGVSGLFGFTGKGENFGKVFTFNELKSDENGILSFVPLKYY